A genomic segment from Gossypium hirsutum isolate 1008001.06 chromosome D04, Gossypium_hirsutum_v2.1, whole genome shotgun sequence encodes:
- the LOC107898163 gene encoding UPF0481 protein At3g47200, producing the protein MFKREEPSPEILIPVCDGNEDELNFSSREKENFRSFRALKKSANGNTQTQSSKSKPLIRRVPTILRENDNFKKYFEPRVVAIGPLHHQNNRLRLTAKAKLKFAVLFCKEHEVSEQVLYKKIKDEIGYLKKCYKPKDIEVYEDDELAWMFFVDGCAVLHVIHRITTEKCIDHVKVDLLAFAQVDLFMLENQIPFRVLNLLISSISKGNDVRNSMYAFIDKKIKSTLAAGKSDSDLRQVVSEQNQEPTHLLGILRDRLLTKSKNKPTTNGKKEVIRNLLMSLGSKPQHSKTFRSVKEMKEAGIQVSPSETSSFRDVDFYVGLLGTLKIPRIVVDDSTGSKFMNLVAYEMCPDFGNDFGVTSYLCFLDSLIDTAEDVKELRHAGMLLNYMGSDEEVAHLFNSLTTDLVPDFSTYKDVTNDMRKYCNNPWATSIAKAYYTHFSTPWSILAFLGVLLGLIFTAIQTYYSTMTIFVLFPVKRLSLLFTDD; encoded by the exons atgttcaaaaggGAAGAGCCATCACCAGAGATTCTAATTCCTGTATGTGACGGTAATGAAGATGAGCTGAATTTCAGCAGCCGTGAGAAAGAGAATTTTCGGTCTTTCAGAGCCTTGAAGAAATCTGCAAATGGCAACACTCAGACTCAGTCTTCCAAATCCAAACCCTTAATTCGAAGGGTTCCTACAATCCTTAGAGAAAACGACAACTTCAAGAAATATTTTGAGCCACGGGTGGTTGCAATTGGTCCTCTCCATCATCAAAACAACCGGCTCCGGTTAACAGCGAAGGCTAAGCTTAAATTTGCAGTGTTGTTCTGTAAAGAACATGAAGTTTCAGAACAAGTGTTGTACAAAAAGATTAAGGATGAGATAGGGTATCTCAAGAAGTGTTATAAGCCAAAGGATATTGAAGTTTACGAGGATGATGAGCTCGCTTGGATGTTCTTCGTAGATGGATGTGCAGTGTTGCATGTCATACACCGCATTACTACTGAAAAGTGCATAGATCATGTTAAAGTTGATCTTCTTGCATTTGCTCAGGTCGATCTGTTCATGCTGGAGAATCAAATTCCTTTCCGAGTCCTCAACTTACTGATCAGCTCAATCAGTAAGGGAAATGATGTGAGAAACTCAATGTATGCGTTCATTGATAAGAAGATTAAGAGCACACTAGCAGCAGGGAAGTCGGACTCGGATCTGCGACAAGTAGTGTCGGAACAAAATCAAGAACCGACTCATCTTCTGGGGATTTTGCGTGACAGACTCTTGACAAAGTCCAAGAATAAACCCACCACCAACGGTAAGAAGGAGGTAATCCGTAACCTACTTATGTCCTTGGGATCAAAACCGCAGCATAGCAAAACATTTCGTAGCGTGAAAGAGATGAAAGAAGCAGGGATTCAAGTGAGTCCGAGCGAAACAAGCAGCTTCCGAGATGTTGATTTCTACGTAGGGCTGTTGGGAACTCTGAAGATCCCTCGCATCGTGGTGGACGACTCAACCGGTTCGAAGTTCATGAACTTGGTAGCTTACGAAATGTGCCCAGATTTCGGAAATGATTTTGGGGTCACCTCTTACTTATGCTTCCTCGACTCCCTCATTGACACTGCAGAAGATGTGAAGGAGTTGAGACATGCAGGAATGCTACTGAATTACATGGGCAGTGATGAAGAAGTGGCCCATCTATTCAATAGCTTAACCACTGATTTGGTACCTGATTTCAGTACGTACAAAGATGTAACAAATGATATGCGTAAATACTGCAACAACCCATGGGCGACCTCCATTGCTAAGGCATATTACACTCATTTCAGCACCCCCTGGAGTATCCTCGCCTTTTTGGGTGTCTTATTGGGTCTTATTTTTACTGCTATCCAAACATATTACTCAACGATGACCATCTTTGTCTTATTCCCAG TTAAACGATTGTCCCTTCTGTTCACTGATGATTAA
- the LOC107898162 gene encoding uncharacterized mitochondrial protein AtMg00810-like, with protein sequence MKKNGGNMLFVAFYVDDLIFMGNNGETILDFKNKMTQEFEMTDLGLMKFFLGLEVRQEKTSIFVSQEAYAKEILKKYKMTHCNPVSTPMELGVKLSKFDGGERVDASKYRILVGSLRYLTCTRPNISLSVGIVSRFMEESVYSHWKVLKRILRYIQGMVSFGLFYSNMEDYKLIGYSDSDWCGDLDDRKSTSGYVFFMGNTAFAWLSKKQPIVTLSTCEAEYVAASWCVCHAIWLRNLLGELEQQQLGATEVRVDNKSAIELAKNPVNHERSKHIDIRFHFIRDHVNEGSEKLVHVASRDQVADIFTKSLPMVPFDNYKKLIGIKDGRSI encoded by the coding sequence ATGAAGAAGAATGGAGGTAATATGTTATTTGTTGCTTTTTATGTCGATGACCTCATTTTTATGGGGAACAATGGTGAGACGATACTAGATTTTAAGAACAAAATGACACAAGAATTCgagatgacagatttgggttTAATGAAGTTTTTCCTTGGTTTGGAGGTTAGACAAGAAAAGACAAGTATTTTTGTGTCACAGGAGGCATATGCaaaggaaattttgaagaagtacAAGATGACACATTGCAACCCGGTATCAACACCAATGGAACTAGGTGTAAAACTCTCGAAATTCGATGGAGGAGAACGAGTCGACGCAAGTAAATACCGAATTTTGGTGGGAAGCCTTCGCTATCTCACTTGCACAAGGCCTAACATTTCGCTAAGTGTTGGCATTGTAAGTCGATTCATGGAGGAGTCGGTGTATTCACATTGGAAGGTTTTAAAGCGAATCCTACGGTACATTCAAGGAATGGTGTCATTCGGGTTATTCTATTCAAATATGGAAGATTACAAGTTGATTGGGTATTCCGACAGTGATTGGTGCGGAGACTTAGATGATCGGAAAAGTACATCGGGATATGTGTTCTTTATGGGTAACACAGCATTTGCTTGGCTTTCAAAGAAGCAACCAATCGTGACACTATCGACATGTGAAGCTGAATATGTGGCAGCATCTTGGTGTGTGTGTCATGCTATATGGCTTAGAAATTTGTTGGGTGAGTTGGAGCAACAACAACTCGGTGCAACTGAGGTACGAGTTGACAATAAATCAGCGATTGAGTTGGCAAAGAACCCAGTGAATCATGAGAGAAGCAAACACATTGACATTCGTTTTCATTTCATCCGAGATCATGTAAATGAAGGAAGTGAGAAATTAGTGCATGTGGCAAGTCGGGACCAAGTCGCGGATATCTTCACAAAATCGCTACCGATGGTACCCTTCGACAACTACAAGAAATTGATCGGCATAAAGGATGGCAGAAGCATTTAA